The Flavobacterium sp. 1 genome contains the following window.
ATTTGTATAAAAATAAAATGAAGCAGCCTGAGAAAGCTAATAAGGTTTGGGAAGAGTATAAAAACAAAAAATAACGGTTACTCGACAGCATTTTATCGATTAAACCTACTAACGAATAAACGGATAAATATAAATGAAAACACATTTCATTGCCATAGGCGGAAGCGCAATGCATAACTTAGCATTGGCATTACATAACAAAGGATATCAGGTTACGGGAAGTGACGACGCGATTTTTGAACCATCCAAATCCCGTTTGGAGAAAAAAGGAATCTTGCCAGCAGAGTTAGGCTGGTTTCCAGAGAAAATCACTGCCGATATCGAAGCTGTAATCCTTGGAATGCACGCCAAAGCTGATAATCCTGAACTTTTGAAAGCACAGGAATTAGGATTGAAAATTTATTCGTACCCAGAATTTTTATATGAGCAGTCCAAAAATAAAACGCGCGTAGTAATTGGCGGTTCTCACGGGAAAACGACTATAACTTCAATGATTTTGCATGTGATGCATTACCACAATATCGAAGTGGACTATATGGTTGGAGCGCAGTTAGAAGGTTTTGATACTATGGTTCATCTTACCGAAGAAAATGATTTTATGGTTTTGGAAGGAGACGAATATTTGTCTTCTCCAATTGACAGAAGGCCTAAATTTCATTTGTACCAACCGAATATTGCTTTGATTTCGGGAATTGCTTGGGATCATATCAATGTTTTTCCAACTTATGATTTTTATGTGGAGCAGTTTGAAATTTTTATTGATAAAATTACAAACGGCGGTATTTTGGTTTACAATGAAGATGATTCAGAAGTAAAGCGTGTTGCCGAAAAAGCGGCTAATCCTATTCGAAAAATACCTTATACGACTCCAAAATATGAGGTAAAAGACGGCATTACACTTTTGGAAACTCCCGAAGGATTTATGCCTATTGAAGTATTTGGTGCGCATAATTTAAATAACTTGGCAGGAGCCAAATGGATTTGCCAAAATATGGGAGTTGATGAAGCCGATTTCTACGAAGCGATTGCTAGTTTTAAAGGGGCTTCGAAACGTTTGGAGAAAATTGCCGAAAGCAAAACCAAAGTGGCTTACAAAGATTTTGCCCATTCGCCAAGTAAAGTGGCAGCAACGACCAAAGCGGTAAAAGAGCAATATCCAAACCGTACAGTTGTAGCTTGTTTGGAACTGCATACTTACAGCAGTTTGAATGCCGAGTTCTTGAAAGAATACGAAGGCGCACTAGAATATGCTGATGTTGCCGTTGTTTTTTACTCGCCGGATGCTGTAAAAATAAAGCAATTGGAAGAAGTGACCTATGAGCAAATTGCGAAAGCTTTCAATAGAGAAGATTTGATTATTTATACGAATCCAAATGATTTTAAAGACTACCTGTTTAATTTAAATCTGGAAAATTCGGCTTTGTTATTGATGAGCTCTGGAAATTATGGAGGATTGAATTTTGATGAGGTAAAAGGATTGGTTGAATAATTTTATGGAAAACTTAACTTTTGATAATTATCAGGACATTGCTCTGAAGACCGTTTTTGCAAAAGCAAAAAAAATGCAGGC
Protein-coding sequences here:
- the murC gene encoding UDP-N-acetylmuramate--L-alanine ligase, producing the protein MKTHFIAIGGSAMHNLALALHNKGYQVTGSDDAIFEPSKSRLEKKGILPAELGWFPEKITADIEAVILGMHAKADNPELLKAQELGLKIYSYPEFLYEQSKNKTRVVIGGSHGKTTITSMILHVMHYHNIEVDYMVGAQLEGFDTMVHLTEENDFMVLEGDEYLSSPIDRRPKFHLYQPNIALISGIAWDHINVFPTYDFYVEQFEIFIDKITNGGILVYNEDDSEVKRVAEKAANPIRKIPYTTPKYEVKDGITLLETPEGFMPIEVFGAHNLNNLAGAKWICQNMGVDEADFYEAIASFKGASKRLEKIAESKTKVAYKDFAHSPSKVAATTKAVKEQYPNRTVVACLELHTYSSLNAEFLKEYEGALEYADVAVVFYSPDAVKIKQLEEVTYEQIAKAFNREDLIIYTNPNDFKDYLFNLNLENSALLLMSSGNYGGLNFDEVKGLVE